The Aythya fuligula isolate bAytFul2 chromosome 1, bAytFul2.pri, whole genome shotgun sequence nucleotide sequence TGGTAAAACCACAGCGTTAACACCAGCCTGCCACAGACCCTGGCATCTGGTACTCCTTGCAGCGAGCAGTAAGCCTGCGTCATGCTGAAACGGAAGGGCTGTGATAAAGTTGTTCTACATCACTGCTGAATTTTTCAGGGAAATCCTCTTTGCTAGTCCCACACTGATGATAAACGTGCCTGAAAGGTGGAAGATGTCAGCAGGGGGAGCTCCGACTGATATTAAAGGAAAACGTGGTGGTGGGGTGTGAAAAGTGTATTGATGGGGAGTAGAGGGGAAGGGCAGCTTGGGATCTTTTCCGTGAGCTCTTCCTCTTGAGTTGAAGGAGTCGTTCCGTGAGGATAAGCACAAGGTCTTGCTAGAGGAGACTCCCACCTCTTCTCTCCTCAGGATTCAGTACAGATGCATACTGCAGAGCCTCATTTCCTTGTACGGTGTGCTGTCAGCATCACTGCGTCTGGTGTCCGAGACCCAGCAGATGCCTTACATTAAGGGGTTTGCCTTCCCGTCTGATATCAGAAACTTTCTTGGAGCTGACCTTTCTTCTGAGGTGAAGAAGCAAAAGGCTGCAATACTAACAGCAAAACGACCCACCAGCTGGGTGAAGAAGCTTTTCCCAGACGTGCCAAAGGCAGAGTCAGAGGCTGGGAATGGTTTTGTGACCTGTGAGAGTGCTATGAAAAACCCGAGCGTCCCTATGGATGTTGGAGAGCCAGTTCTGGTGACCAGAGAGAACAGAGGTAAGGCCGTGTGCCGCGGTGCCACTGCTGTCTGGCAGCTGAGGTGACAGCAACCTCTGCCCAACACAGCTGAGCACTTTGCTACACAGAGGGGGCATTTCGAGTACAAACTCCCCTCTCCTGTCcttggaagaggaggagagcgTTGAGTGCAGGCGTGAGCCTGCTGAGAGGGCAGGAGAGCTGAGAGCCCCGCAGGACAAAGAGGTAGTGTCTGTGTGCAAAGGCGTAAAACTCGAAACCTCATAACGGGAACACTGCTCTCTTCCTCCAGGAAAGCAGCTGGGCTTTGACGTGAAGAGCTTACTTAGACCATCCAGACCTCCAACACAAGAGGTGTGTGTGCCACCATTTTACACgttctttattttaacttcaaagCTCCTAACACTGTGATGTAACTTATAAAAGGTAACTATTTCTGTTATTCCTTGTTTCAGGATAGATACCTTACATCAAcaccttttaaagaaatgccAGAGTCGCTCTCCTCTTACATGGTGAAATTGCAGCACACTGGGTCTCTCCTACAGATGTTCCAAACAGCTGCATCTTTTGGGGAGCTGTCAGAGGCACTCAGAAAAGCTATTCTGTGGTGCAAAGGCCACAAACTCAAGCcagcagcttatttttttcGTAACAAATTGTTGAAAAGCAACCGGCTACACCATGTGGAGGCGCAAGGATGCAGGTATGTTGCACATGCAGGGGGTTCTGGATCTGGCACTACATCTTAATGTTGTGTTTTGCTGCAGTGCAGGGAAATGCGGTGATCTAACCCCTTTTCTTGAGCTGCAACAGGATCACTACTTCAGGTCACTACATGCTGTGATGTGAATATTCTGTTTGGTTTCATTTGTGAGAGGATTTAAAAGGTTAAGAGATGCACAAATACAGAATAAGGAGGGAGagtgaaaatgcagttttaagcACAGGCATGTAAGTGGCAACTACTAGATGATGTTAAGGGTGCCAGGCTTCTTCAGAAAGCCCTAGCTAGTATTCTACAAGATGCTGTTGTATCTCATGGGTGTGACAAGTAAAATGGTAGAGAACGCCAATAACCAAATCTCTGAGAGCACCAGAAGTaactgcttctgaaaaacagctgctaaaagttctgttttgtttctgttttgcacCTTCCTTCCCTTAAGCCTGCGGAAGAAGCTGTGCTGCGTCAAAACCTCTCTCTGCAAGTACCTCCTGTACAGTTCACAGCGCAGGCGCTGGCCAAGGCAGTACCTGAGGGCACGGCTCTGGCAGAGGAAGGTGAAATCGTCCAGGCGCTTGAAGAGAACTCGGACTGCACGGCCAAACCAGGCTGAGCTTTTCGGAGTCTGTGAGAACGGGGCTTTGCTCACCGTGGGGCCTTCAGGTCAGGCTGGACCTCCCATCGCTTGTACAGCTGCTGACAAACTGAGCGCAGCAGGGACCCCAAAGCAGTTGCTTCCT carries:
- the NEPRO gene encoding nucleolus and neural progenitor protein, yielding MAGGLAVVAVGLAVAAVTECLPPAVRSLPELRRRCLAAVRGLRGKGPAVEGRVLRGLLYAYRRRLLRHRPYLALQQVEQCLKRLWKMNLVGSIETLAELIPKKNKFEAHAEYLVPSQPMLETVAVKVLGGCKLILRLLDCCCKAFLLSVKHLCSQEYILLNTVASGLLSRLWIQYRCILQSLISLYGVLSASLRLVSETQQMPYIKGFAFPSDIRNFLGADLSSEVKKQKAAILTAKRPTSWVKKLFPDVPKAESEAGNGFVTCESAMKNPSVPMDVGEPVLVTRENRGKQLGFDVKSLLRPSRPPTQEDRYLTSTPFKEMPESLSSYMVKLQHTGSLLQMFQTAASFGELSEALRKAILWCKGHKLKPAAYFFRNKLLKSNRLHHVEAQGCSLRKKLCCVKTSLCKYLLYSSQRRRWPRQYLRARLWQRKVKSSRRLKRTRTARPNQAELFGVCENGALLTVGPSGQAGPPIACTAADKLSAAGTPKQLLPGSVQEEVSDNMDIDSIFAAMGV